A window of the Bombus pascuorum unplaced genomic scaffold, iyBomPasc1.1, whole genome shotgun sequence genome harbors these coding sequences:
- the LOC132915903 gene encoding uncharacterized protein LOC132915903, whose translation MQMHNMVQQWVAQLSEVPGIQPPCLVQPLMQVRPNPLPRPFSATYGSTLLKSTLIAEPTPSDDLTPSDELTSSDEPMPMARPSRRTSAIISRSWQYPHPLHERFQQRTRRPIMRMPTIGEEEEHHIHLYNGIDGTAAEDFVLILIAPGRQWDN comes from the exons ATGCAGATGCATAACATGGTCCAGCAGTGGGTCGCCCAACTCAGTGAGGTGCCGGGTATTCAACCGCCTTGCTTGGTGCAGCCGCTTATGCAGGTGAGGCCGAATCCTCTCCCACGACCCTTCTCGGCTACTTACGGCTCGACCTTACTTAAATCGACGCTCATCGCTGAACCGACGCCCAGCGATGATCTGACGCCCAGCGATGAACTGACGTCCAGCGATGAACCGATGCCCATGGCTCGACCATCTCGTAGAACTTCCGCTATTATATCACGAAGCTGGCAATACCCTCATCCATTGCACGAA AGATTTCAACAACGTACCAGACGGCCGATAATGAGAATGCCGACTATCGGCGAAGAAGAGGAGCACCATATACACTTGTATAATGGTATCGACGGTACAGCGGCAGAAGACTTTGTGCTGATATTGATTGCACCCGGCCGACAGTGGGACAATTAA